The [Chlorobium] sp. 445 region ATTCTGTGGTGTTCTCTGAGGCACGTTTCGTGAAAATGACACCTATTAGACCGCTGATGAAAAGGTAAGCCGCTACAATGATGAAATCAGTTGTCGAAAGATACATTTTCAGTTTTTTTGCTGCTTTGCTGTTTTGGAATTGCAAGAATGTTGAGTAGATGTAGATAGAGTATGCGTGTTACTCTGTTCTTCTGAACAGCACGTCGTGAAGTCCTCAACCTTACCTCTGTCCGTAACTGCAGTGCAAAGTGTTTCTCTTCCTGTGCATGGTTGAACAGACTGGGCAGATCGTTTTGCTTTACATTTTGATGCAACCTCCTTTACTTATGCTGCATCAAAATAGTTTTTTTCATCAATTTGTATCTTTTCACTCATCACTAAAGCCTTTGCGGGTTTAACTTAATTTGCTATGGCTCATTTTGTTGTCATCTACAACAGTGTTCCTGATAGACATTCTCTCTCGCACGATTTGAAGTCTGAACTTGGCTTGCTGCAAGTTGCGCAGGGGGTCGCAGAAGCCCTGCGAGAGTATCATCAAGTCAGTCTTTTGCCGTTTATGGGCGATGTCATTTTGCTTGGCGAACACCTGCGTGCCCTAAAGCCTGATGCGGCTTTCAATCTCTTCGAAGGTGCATATGGCTTTTCGAAGTCGGAAGTCTTTGTGCCTATCACACTGGATTTGCTACAGATTCCTTACACAGGCTCATCAGCTCGGACGCTTGAGACTTGTGTGCAAAAATCCCTTACCAAGAAAATTCTTTTGCGCCGCGGTGTTCCCACACCACGCTTTCAAGTCTTTGACATCGGCACTGCTATTGAGACAGAGCTAACTTTCCCAATTTTTGTTAAACCTGAATGTGAAGATGCAAGTCTTGGCATCTCGAATGATTCAGTTGTCTATACACAAAGTCAGTTAGAGAAACAGGTAGAGACCATCTGGCAGAAGTTTTCTCAGCCGGCATTATGTGAAGAGTTTATTGACGGACGAGAGTTCAATGTCGCAATACTCGGTGATTCGGACTATGAGCAAACTATTGGGCATCCTTTCGCACCGAAGGTCTTGCCCATCTCAGAGATTAGCTTCACGACGCTGCCTGACGGCTACCAACGCATTGTCAGTTATAATGCCAAATGGGAAGAAAGCAGTGTCGAGTATCAAGCAACTCAACCGCTTTGTCCTGCACCGATTGATCTCAAACTTGAACTTGAACTCAAACAACTTGCCCTGCGCGCGTTCAACGCTTTGGGCTGCCGTGATTACGCACGCATTGATTTTCGCTACTCTAACGACGGTAAACTCTACGTAATTGATGTCAATCCCAATCCTGACATTTCACCTGATGCTGGACTTGCGCGCTCTGCTCAAGCAGCTGGCTACGACTATAACCGCCTCATTCAAACTATCGCTGATTTTGCTTTGAACCGAACCTGTCGACTGCGCAGGGATTAAAATTTTAGACGAACTTTTAGAGATCAAACCCTCTATCTTCGGAGGCTATGCGCAAAGAAGTTGCTGTGCTTCAAGAGTCTATTGCTGACCTTGCTCGTGAAGCGGTCTTGCTGCTCAACGACCCCACAGGGGTTTATCAGATGAATTTTTCACTTGAGACCTTCACGGAAAAGGAATTGCGTGATTTCTTCAAAGTTGCGCTTACCGATTTATGCAACGACCTTGCTGATGAGACTACAGACAAGCTCAAAAAGCATCTGGTTCGCATGAGCGATTTTCTTTCCGAGCTAAGAATCGATGAGCGGCTTCGGCTTTTACTTTCAATGAAGAAGGTCTTGCTGCAAAAACTTGCGTCACTGACGCTCTACACGACCCCTACAGCTATTCGGCTCTCGCAAATTATTGACGAATGTATGCTTGAAATGGCATATAACTATGAAATTGAACTCATGAAATCGGAGACCACCGATATGCTGGTTGCCGATGAAATTGCTGATGAACTTTATCGCACGCGCAAAAAACTCGAAAAGCAAAAGAATTTTATCACCTCGCTGATTGAAAACTCACCGGACGCCATCACGCTGCTTGACTCAAAACGGCGCGTAACGCTGTGGAATAATGCTGCAACAGAGCTGCTTGGCTATAAGCAAACGCAGATTGTTGGCAAAAGTCTGGATAAAATTGCACTGGAGGAAGGTGATCTGCGCTCTATTCTGCGCGAAGCAGAAAAAAAAGGTAAACTCTTCGGTGCAGAACTTACACTCAAAACCCAAGATGAGCGGCATTTGCCAGTTTCAGTCTCCGTTTCCACGATTGACTCTACTTCGGAGAAAGAGCCGCATTTTGTTGTCGTCATGCGTGATGCTTCTGAACTTCGACAAATGCGCGATCAAGTTATTGATGCCGAGCGTCTATCGGCGATGGCAAAAATTGCAGGGGCTGTGGCACATGAAGTTCGCAACCCGCTCAATTCGCTTCTACTCAATCTTGATTTGCTTGAAGATGAACTGTTGACAAACGCTAGCCAAAAAATTCAGCAGCAGCTCATGATTCTGCGCGAGGAAATTGAAAAACTCAACGATATTGTCAGTAACTACCTCTCGCTCTCGCGTCTTAACAAGGCTGACTTTGCAGTGATGAACATTAGCAATGTGCTTGAACAAATCATAGAAAAAAGCGCTGCAAACTTTACATTGATGCGCAAGCAAGTCACATTCAAACGGCACTATGCAGACTCAGCTGCCTCACTTTTTGCATACATCGATGAGCGGCAGTTTTCACGCGTCTTCGTCAATCTCTTTCAGAATGCTTTGGAGTCCGCTCGTCCTGATGTGCCGTGCGAAATTGACATTGCACTCTATCAAGAGCAGTCCTCAGCCGTCATTGAGGTGTGCGACAATGGCGAAGGACTTGATGAGGAGACGCTTGAGAAAATTTTTACCCCATTTTATTCTACTAAGTCGGGCGGTACGGGACTTGGACTGTATATTGTGCGTGAGATTATGCAGGCGCATCGTGGCGATATTGAAATCAAAAACCGTACAGATGCGCGCGGTGCTATAGTGCGTTTGCTTTTGCCTCTTGCAGAAAAAACAATTCCAGAGGTCGTTTCATAACTTTGCTCTGTAACTTTACTCAGTATGATCAAAATTCTTATTGTCGATGACGAAAAAAATACCCGCGACGCCTTGTGCGATGGGCTTCAAAAACCGGATGAACGCAAACTTTATGCAGCTGAAAATGCTCGCGAAGCCCTTCGCATTATGCATGAGGAAGACCTTGACCTTGTCATTACAGACCTCAAAATTCCCGATTCTGACGGCGTTAAGCTGCTCAAAGACATCAAGAAGCATGACCCGAACATCGTCGTTATTGTCATGACCGCTTATGGCACGGTCGATAGCGCTGTTGAGGCTATGAAACTTGGCGCTTACGACTACATTCAGAAGCCATTTCGCATGGGCGACATTCGGCGCTTGGTTTCGCGTGCCCTTGAGACCCGTCTGCTGCTGATGGAAAATGCTAAACTCCGTCAGCAACTTGGCGCAAAGTATTTGCCACACAACATTGTGGGCTTTAGTCCGCTTTTCCGTGAAATACTTGCCACTGTCGAGAAGGTTGCACCCTCGCGCGCAACGGTATTGCTTCTCGGCGAAAGTGGTACGGGCAAAGAAGTTATTGCGCGTGCAATTCACGAGATGAGCGGGCGGCGCGATAAGCCCTTCATTAAAGTAAACTGCGGTGCACTGCCCGATTCACTTTTGGAGTCCGAGCTCTTCGGTTATGAAAAAGGCGCTTTTACAAACGCACTAAGACAAAAGAAAGGACGCTTTGAACTGGCTCATGGTGGCACCATTTTTTAGATGAAATTGCCGATATGCCCACACCGCTCCAAGTCAAACTCTTGCGCATTTTGCAAGATGGCGAGTTCGAGCGCCTTGGCGGTGAAGAAACATTCAAAGTCGATGTCAGGGTGATTGCCGCCACAAACAAAGATATTGATAAAGAGATTGAGCAAGGTCGATTCCGTGAAGACCTCTACTACCGGCTTAATGTCATTAAACTAAAATTGCCGCCGCTTCGACAGCGTCAGGACGATATTATTCCGCTGGCTCAACACTTCCTAGAAAAATATGCACTGCTTAACGCAAAATCCATTAAGGGCATTTCACCCGAAGCTGCTCGTCTTTTAGAAGGGCATCAATGGCGAGGCAATGTGCGTGAACTTGAAAATGTTATTGAGCGTGCAGCTGTGCTTTGCTCTGGCGATATGATTCAAAAAGAGCACTTACCCGACTACATTACAGGACAAGACAGCACAAAAGTTGTCTCATTTCGTATTGGCACCACACTCGAAGAAATTGAAGAAGTGATGATTGCGCGCACATTAGAAGCCACAGGCGGTAGCAAAGAAGAAGCTGCACGACTTTTGGGCATTGGCGTTGCGACACTTTACCGCAAACTTAAGGATAATGCGGAAGCTAACTCCACTGCAAAGGACTGAAACTGGCTCTGTGTTAGTCAAAAGCCAAAATGATGAAACAGACAGCAGTATGCGTGAAATGCGTTTCTGAATAGCGTCAAACTCTGCTATCGCTTAGCGAATGCGATTTCGTGCATCCCACTCTGGGCGTAGCAAGCGATAATTGCCAAAGCCAGAGACATCGACGAAGATAAGGCGCAAATTGTGCTGCTGATACTCCCAGATTTCGTACGGACGCTGATTCATCATTGGTGGCTGGCGCTCAATAAAGTCAGGCATGCCGTACTTGATGAAAATCCTGCCCATATCTGTTCGCCAGCCTTCTGCATAGCTTGCAAAATTTTGATTAGCATATTCTATGCGTGAGTAATACTCCGTCTGAAGTTCGTTTTCTTCCGTGCCCGGCGAAGGATCGTACTTTTTCCAAAATTCATTAAAGAGTCTGATTTTCTCGTCCGCTGTCTTGGCTTCACGCATCTTCGAGATTTCTTCCCATGTAGCGATATACTCAAGCTGCTCGATGGCTTTGTCAATATCTTGAATCAAGAAAGAGGCGCCTTGCACGCGCGCAAAAAACGTGATGACAGACTCATCAATGATGGTGTTGTTTTCTTCTATGCCAATCTTGAGCACATAGTCCCCACCCCTAATGCTTTGACTATTGAGTGTATCCAAGATGCGCGTTTGTTTGCCGGCTGGCACCAGCGTTCTGTGGTAAGTATCCACAACTTGCTCTCGTCGTGTGCGATGTGTAATGACATATTTTAGCGTAACCAGATCGCGCGTCTCCGCATTGTAAATTTCATAGTAAATCTGCGGTCCTACTTCCTTTGGATTGAGCGCTACAACAGATGAGAGATTTGGTGAGTACTCCACTTTGCCTGTGCTATCAAACTCCGTTCGCACAATCATAATCGAGGAAATTGTCGGTACATTACGCTTGAAGTCTTTGACCGCCACAGTTCGTTTTTGTTCTGAACTGCGTCCTGATTCTTTGTCTCTGAATTGAATAATAGCGGTATAATTGCCCGGTGGCAAATCCACATTAAAGCTCATCTCGCGCGCAAGGTCTTTTGAGACCGTCTGTGCATAGTATGTCGTGCTTACAGTGTCTGTCCAAAGTTTTTCACAGACCATTGTGCCTTTTTCATTCAGGAAACTTGCAATCACTTCATACATCGCTGTAAAAGTATTGCCTTGCTTAGCAAATGTGAGTCGTGAGTACTTGACGCGCACATAAAGCGTGAGCAGGCTCTCGCCTTTTTCGCCTTGAAAGTTGAATAGATTAGCTTCAAAGTCGGGCTGCGCCTGCATGTTTGTTGGACGACCTTGCGCACCGCCCTCAATCGAGAAACTTGCAATGATAAGTCCTAATAGACAGAGCATTCGGACAGCTTGCGTCAGCATCGGATATGTCCCATTTCTTCTCATACTCACGTTCCTCTTTTTCATTTTGTCAGATTTGTTATTATGAGCATCTCTGCGTGGTCAGCAGACGATGCACCGATTCTTGATTGCACTGCGCACAGAGCAGGCTGATTGTGCCTTACTTGGTTTTGCTTGGAAACTCTACGCGCAGTGTTACTTTTTCGCTGCCGCGCATCACAACAATATCTACGCTGTCGCCCGGCTTTGTTTCACGAATGGCTTCTGTGTAGTCATAGATATTGCGAATCGTACGCGCACCAAATTGTACGATAATATCGCCCGCTTTCAATCCACTTTTCTCTGCTAAGCTGCCTTCACGCACGCCGTCGAGCTCTACGCCATTGACTTCCTTTGCATAATTTGGAATGGTGCCCAGCGAGACCCGAAAGCCTGCGGACGTCGAGCGCGATGACGAGACCAGACTATCCGCAACTGCCTTAGTGAAGGTTAGACGTGTCAGACGCTCATCGATTCTGTCAATGATACGCGAGATGTACTTCAGTGTTTGTGCTTGCGCCTGCGCGTTGATTTTCTCCCACGTGTCAGTTGGCTTATGGTAATTTGCGTGATTACCTGTGAAGAAAAACAGGACGGAAATGCCTTTGCTATAAAAACTGCTGTGGTCGCTTGGACCGTATCCGTCTTGCGTTAATTTGAGTTTGAATTCGCCATTATTTTCTGCCTTACACACTTCTTCAAGTTCTGCTGCTGTACCAACTCCACCTATTGCCAGTGCTGAATCTTTCATTCTTCCAATCATATCCATATTGATCATCACGTTGATTTTCTCGAGCGGGAATAGCGGATTTTGCACAAAATGTGCTGAACCCAAAAGCCCCATTTCTTCTGCACCAAATGCGATAAAGACAAAATTGCGTTTGATCTTGTTGCGTTGTGCGGCATAGTAGCGCGCCAGTTCAAGCAGTCCCGCCGTGCCACTGGCATTGTCATCTGCACCGTAGTGAATCTTTCGCTCATTTGGTGCCAGCGACCCACTGCCTGGTCCACCATAACCTAAGTGATCATAATGGGCGCCGATAACGATATACTCATCGCTGACCAGTGAATCGTTTGCAGGTAAGTAGCCAATCACATTTGCGGTTTTAGCTTTTTCACGAATGAGGTCTACTGAAATAGCCACATCTTTCTTTAACACGAAGGATTCCGGCTTGCGCGTCTGATTTATTCGGGCTTGGAGCGTCTTCAACTCTTCTTCACTTTTGCCCAGCAAGGCTACTGCTACGGCTCGTGTTACACTCAGCGCAAGAATGCCTGCATCCGCCGCAAGTCGATCGCGCGTGAGTTCAATGAGCGCATCTTCTTCAAAATCTACAGCGCCTGAAAAAATCAGAGCTGCCAGTGCACCTTTTTCTCGAGCTTGTGTGAGCTTGCGATACAGTGAGGAGGCTTCATAAAATTCACTGTGCGGGTTGTT contains the following coding sequences:
- a CDS encoding D-alanine--D-alanine ligase codes for the protein MAHFVVIYNSVPDRHSLSHDLKSELGLLQVAQGVAEALREYHQVSLLPFMGDVILLGEHLRALKPDAAFNLFEGAYGFSKSEVFVPITLDLLQIPYTGSSARTLETCVQKSLTKKILLRRGVPTPRFQVFDIGTAIETELTFPIFVKPECEDASLGISNDSVVYTQSQLEKQVETIWQKFSQPALCEEFIDGREFNVAILGDSDYEQTIGHPFAPKVLPISEISFTTLPDGYQRIVSYNAKWEESSVEYQATQPLCPAPIDLKLELELKQLALRAFNALGCRDYARIDFRYSNDGKLYVIDVNPNPDISPDAGLARSAQAAGYDYNRLIQTIADFALNRTCRLRRD
- a CDS encoding aminopeptidase, encoding MYKRSLFFAMKLKSLIALLVFASLSMLSVGSAVLKEDEPSARQKISPDTLLKHIKILASDEFEGRAAGTKGGELAASYIQNYFKFLGLKAFSEDYRQEFWVPKALSLGKKNSLVFQAKGKRRQVSAKLERDFLPLGYSSSGKVSAKEVVFVGYGLSTENYNDYAGLDVKGKVVVMMRQNPDGNNPHSEFYEASSLYRKLTQAREKGALAALIFSGAVDFEEDALIELTRDRLAADAGILALSVTRAVAVALLGKSEEELKTLQARINQTRKPESFVLKKDVAISVDLIREKAKTANVIGYLPANDSLVSDEYIVIGAHYDHLGYGGPGSGSLAPNERKIHYGADDNASGTAGLLELARYYAAQRNKIKRNFVFIAFGAEEMGLLGSAHFVQNPLFPLEKINVMINMDMIGRMKDSALAIGGVGTAAELEEVCKAENNGEFKLKLTQDGYGPSDHSSFYSKGISVLFFFTGNHANYHKPTDTWEKINAQAQAQTLKYISRIIDRIDERLTRLTFTKAVADSLVSSSRSTSAGFRVSLGTIPNYAKEVNGVELDGVREGSLAEKSGLKAGDIIVQFGARTIRNIYDYTEAIRETKPGDSVDIVVMRGSEKVTLRVEFPSKTK